The nucleotide sequence GGAAAAGGAGAAAATATTTGGGACAGGTTTGCTCATGAGGGAAAAGTAGAAAAAAACCAGACGGCAGACATTGCCTGTGATAGCTTCCATAAAATTGATTATGATGTTTATTTAATGAGAGGTTTGCAAACTAACTCTTATAAGTTCTCCTTATCATGGTCTAGAATTTTTCCTACAGGCAATCGGACTAAACAGAACCAAGATGGAATAGACTATTACAACAAATTAATTGACAATCTGCTGGAGTCCAACATTCAGCCAATGGTAACACTATACCATTGGGATCTTCCCCAAGCTCTGCAAGATATTGGTGGATGGCAGAATGAGGACATCATACAAGCATTTAGTGATTATGCAGATTTTTGTTTTGCTACCTTTGGAGACCGTGTGAAGTACTGGATCACATTTAATGAGCCTTGGGTGGTTAGTTATGCTGGCTATGGCACAGGACAGCATGCACCTGGAATCAGTGATCCAGCTATTGCATCCTATAAGGTAGCCCATTCTATAATCAAGGCCCATGCCAATGCTTGGCACATTTATGACAAGAACTATCGTGCTCAGCAGCATGGGCAAGTAGGAATAGCATTGAATTCCGACTGGGCTGAACCTAGCTCCCCTAATAAGCCAGAAGATGTTCTAGCAGCTGATCGATACCTGCAGTTTATGTTGGGCTGGTTTGCACATCCTATCTTCGTTAATGGTGACTATCCAGAAACCTTAAAAGCTCAGATAAAAAAATATAATCAGGAATGCCCTTCTGctcctgtccatcttccatcatttacagaaaaagaaaaacaatacATAAATGGAACTTCAGATTTTTTTGGACTCAGTCATTACACCTCTCGGCTAATTAATTCTAGCACAAATAAAATATGTGTTTCAGATTACAACAGTTTTGGAGATTTTTCTCCACAGGTTGACAATTCATGGCCCTCAACTGTATCTCCGTGGATATATATCGTGCCCTGGGGCTTACGAAGGTTATTAAATTTTGTTACCCATGAGTATACAGGTACCAACATTCCAATTTACATAACAGGACATGGAATTCCAACAGAATATGCTGGCCTTGATACCATAAATGATACCATGAGGGTAGGAAATATTGCTGCCTATATTAATGAGGCACTGAAGGGTAAGTTTATATTACTTCTATCATTATAGATAATTTTGAAATAAACATATAAATAATATATAATACTAAATGTCCATAAATTGCTCAACAAGTCAGGTCTGACTATTGTATCACAGGATACCAGCAACAATATATATCATATTTTCTTAAATTAAAAAATGACATTGTATTGCGATTACAGATTCAATATTGACATACGATATGTCCAAAAAAATCTACTGGTACATGTTTATCTGTTTGTTCAGTACAAAAGCACAATGTTCTCACTCATTCCAAAGGTATCATAAACCTAAAATATTATTCAATTAACCTACTACTTCCACACTATAGTGCATTGATCTCATGATAAACATTGCAACCTATAATCTCATCTACCCCAGTTCTTTGTCTGTTGTCTGGTCAGGCAGGGTTGCAgctatcataagaccataagacataggagcggaagtaaggccattcagcccatcaagtccactctgccattcaatcatggctaatgggcatttcaactccacttaccagcgttctccgcgtagcccttaattcctcgagacaacaagaatctatcaatctctgccttgaagacatttagcatcccggcctccactgcactccgtggcaatgcattccacaggcccaccaccctctggctgaaaaatgtctccgcatttctgttctgaattgaccccctctaatacCACGGCATAGCCAAAGGAAAAACAGCCACTCATGGTCTTCTTAATGTGCCCTCAATCAAAATGCTAAATCTGaaataattcaataattttacTGCTAATGCCAATTGAAGATTCCATTCAGTCTCTATTACGTTTCATATTATATTGATAAATACTCAAAAAGTCTGCATTGTGGTTTGTTGATTTGATATTTATCCTGTCACACACCTTAGCTACTATTCCTGCCATAATACAACTTTGTTACGCTATTTTAATTAATGTAAAAAAATTATACTTTAAGCACACGAAAGCTGAAGCAAATAGGAAATTGCTACATCTAATACATTTTGAGAGAAATTGctgaaaacacattttattagCTGTACTGCAGAAATGCTGTATGATCACATATTTTTGCATAATTAATGAAGAATTTAAAGGTAAAATGTGTTGATAGTGTCACATGATTTGCTGGTTGTATATATTTGCTGCAAACATATTTAACATCACTTTAATTTTGCATCCCACCAGCTTCCATCACAGATAAAGTCAATGTGAAAGCATTCACACTTTGGTCACTAATGGATAACTTTGAAGGTCCACAAGGATACAACAATAGATTTGGTCTCCATTACGTGAATTTTGAAGATTCTAATAGACCCAGAACTCCAAAGGAATCAGCATATCTTTATACACAAATAATCAAGAATAACGGTTTTGTTactacttcttcaaataacttaATTCAGACCCTTATCCCCAAAAATGATGTTAAAAGATTAACTGAGTTACCAGCATCTGAAGTGCCTTCTAAGGCTAAGGTTGTGTGGAAGAAGTTTTCAGGCCAAGGGGACATGGAAAGGGATACGTTCTTATATGACACATTCCCAGAAGAATTTGTATGGAGTGCATCCTCTTCAGCTTATCAGATCGAAGGAGGGTGGAATGCTGATGAAAAAGGACCTAGTATATGGGACAATTTCACACATACACCAAATACGATCTTGAACAAACATACAGGAGATGTTGCATGTGATAGTTACAACAAAATCGATGAAGACCTTTACATGCTTCGAGCATTGAGAGTTCAAACCTACCATTTTTCTATTTCATGGTCTCGTATTTTTTCTAATGGGAGAATTGAATCATTGAAGTTAGCCGGTGTCAATTACTACAACAAGCTAATTGATGGCCTTCTTGCCAGCAACATAACACCAAGGGTAACACTTTACCACTGGGATCTACCTCAGGCTCTTCAAGATGTTGGAGGCTGGGAAAAAGAAGAAATGATTGACCTGTTTAATACATATGCCGATTATTGCTTCAAAACATTTGGCAATAGGGTTAAGTTCTGGATAACATTTAATGAACCCTCTGTATTCAGTTGGGAAGGATATGGCACAAATTCCTTTCCCCCTGCTATGAATGAACCAGGTTATCTTCCATACAGAGTAGCACATGTAGTACTGAAAGCTCATGCCAAAGTCTTTCACACATATGATGACAAATACAGGAGTACTCAGAAAGGTTTAATTTCCATCAGCTTTAATGCAGATTGGACAGAACCCAAGATATTTACTAACCCCCGTGACATAGCTGCAGCTGATCGCTACCTGCAGTTTACTTTGGGCTGGTTTGCACaccccatttttaaaaatggtgattACCCCGAGGCAATGAAATGGCAGGTTGGAAACAAGAGTGAACTGCAACATCTGTCAACTTCAAGGCTTCCTCAGTTTACTGAACAGGAGAAAAGTTTTATCCGTGGTACTGCGGATGTTTTTTGTCTCACTACGTACACCACAAAAATTGTCAGTCATAATATTGCCAAACTGAAATCACTTTCTTATGAATACGATCGAGATACAGCTGAAGAATTTGACCCAGGATGGCCAACTTCAGCTGCGAAGAAGTTCAGGGCCGTAGCCTGGGGCCTCAGAAGACTTCTCAACTGGATCAAAGAAGAGTACAGTAATCCCCCTATTTATCTCACTGGAAACGGGGTAGCTACAAAACCAACTTCCACTGTGGATGATACTGACAGAATATTCTACTACAAAACATACATCAATGAGGCTCTAAAAggttatttatttctatttttcaTGAACAAATAGTACCAGAAGTGTTTATTGAGGGCATTTGTATCAAGACAATCTTTTCAACTAGTGCTCTTATccaaaacaaaatacagaaatatCTGGATTTCTTTAGGAAGCAGAGATTTCtagttagttttgctcatgcttaGGTTAATTTGaagtattttatattttaattaaAACACATATGATAAAGAAATTATGGAAATGAAAAGTGAgcactgagaaaaagaaaaggtTAGAAGGGTCACAGCAGGAATAATATTGATTAGAGATTGGTGAAattagatatgatttggagatgccggagttggactggggtgtacaaagttaaaaatcacacaacaccaagttatagtccaacaggtttaattggaagcacattagcttttggagcatcactccttcatcagttggttgtcaGGTGAAATTAAAAGTTACTGTCTCTTTGAATGTTATTATTGTTTTAGTTATATGCTGCTTTAGCTGCATCCTCATTTATGGAAATATTGTACTGAAAGTACAGTCAAAGAGAATATTATTGTTCTATTTAATAATTTATACAATGAAATATAATAATTTTGAACCAAGTAACCTGGAATTCTTggttttctatttttaaaaattgcagctTCCAAATTGGATAATGTTAACCTTAAAGGATACACAGCTACATCTCTCTTGGACAGTTTTGAATGGGTCGAAGGATATACTTTAAAATATGGACTGCATCATGTAAACTTTGAAGATCCTAACAGGCAAAGAACCCCCAAGAGGTCAGCACATTATTATACAGAAATAATTCATGACAATGGCTTCCCACCTCGGAAAGAAGATGAATTCATTTACGGAGAATTTCCAAAGGACTTCGCATGGAGTGCAGCAACTGCTGCCTATCAGGTTAGCTTTTAAAGTAACAGCATACTTAGAGTCTtacagacctgtgccacataatTGATATCTTACCATAATCATTGGGTTTATGCACAGAAAtaataaacatttattttctcAGTTTTAATCAGAAATTGGCCACTATTTCTATTAACCACGCTGTGAAATAAGATATCTGAACAGTAAGAATAGTACATTTACAAAGAGAAGAAAATTTTGGGGATAAAAATGACCTGGATTTTGCTGTCATCAGTGATTTCAAAAGGCACCTCCAAACATTCAGCAACAGCGATAGCTAGTAGCACGCACAGTGAAGTATTCTCACAGACAGCAGCCAAGAAAGGAAAGGCACTGGAATCCATCACTTTCGAGATAAACTTGCAGGCAGAGGTGTAACTAATTGATTTGATTAAGATAGATGTCAAAATGTTAAAACAAACTTATAAAGAATTATATGCTGTACTATACGGAAATTTTCAACACAATACAGAAATTTTCACCTTTGAATATAAAATCAGTTTTATCAGACTGAGTAAATATGTTTAAATATGAAGTTAGTGTTCTGTTAAGAACTGGTTACATTTCATTCAACAAGGTGTaactttttcaaacatttttaagACTATATTAACAGTGTAAGAATGGAAGTTGTTTTGGGATTTCACATTGGGGGACCTCAACATTACACTTTCTGGAAAAATGTGGGATCAACAACAGCAATATCTAAATTTCTGCATTCCTTGTGCACGAATGTGCTGATTCTGAAAACTGTTGGCCACCACAACATTGGGAGCAGAagaccttttcctgtgctgtgctgctatgttctatgtttcagtGGAAGAATGACTGTTAACACCAACGATATTGGTTTCATTACTACTGAACTAATATGTACAAAACTATCCTAATTCCTATATTGTGAACCATATGATTCTTCAATCTGACTTCCCAAATATCATACCATTGTTATTATAAATttgtaagatcataagaaatacaagtaacataggccattcagccccttgaaccccctctaccattcaataaggtcatgggtGATTTGATTGCAGCCTTAAGACTACTTCCTTGTTAACTATGCCTTGATGCCCATGTCAATTAAAAATGTGTCCAATTCAGCCTTCAATATATTCAAAAACCCAATCTCTCCTGTTTTCTGAGGTAAAGACTTCTAAAGATTATTGAGcccttgagagaagaaattcctcctcatttgcaGCTGAAAAggtatggaggtgctggtgctggactggggatgtcaagtgtcgattctcctgctccttggatgctgcctgacctgctgtgcttttccagtgccacaactttcatctctgatctccagcatctgcagtcctcactttctcaaagttaaaaatcaagcaacaccaggttatggcccaacagatttatttggaagtataagctttcggaatgctgcttcttcatcaggtcgctagtgcaatgctccaaaagcttgtacttccaaataaacatgtaggattacaacttggtgttgtgtgatttttcatctGAAATGGGAGATCTCTTGTCTACTATATATAACATTATCTATAAACTCAGTTCCGATATAAAATGATAGTTCTGTTTTAGTGTGATCTCATGTTATGAGAAAATCATGAAATAGCCATGCCATTTAAACTCATGGGGCAGGAATTGCcagtacaggtaaggaaagtttgtgttttTCAAATAACATTCTAAATTCTTCAAGCACGTTAACACCAACTCGTGTtgaagaaacatgcattatagaAGAATCAACTGTACTTTTAAAAGAAGTAGTTTGTTTTTCCCAATCAAATTCTATCAATTCACCTGAACTCAGCAATTGCTTGGCAATTCTGCGTTGTTGCATttatgaatgaatgcagattataACAGAAGCAATAGAAACCAGTAAGGACAACAGTGGTGCCATATCACATCATTTTATTAAGAATTTCTTGCATAATTCAGAGCACCCACCATACAAAGAATGCTATTAGCAGTTACCTATCGTATATAATAAATGTTTTTCCATGAGCTTTGCTGTGGAGTTGATAAGTAATGTAGTGTTGCAAAATAGACTTTCTACCACTAGGTGATGCTAGTGCACTATACTCGAAATAGAAACCAATCAATGACAACAAATTCACCCTCTAGTCATTTTTAatcaactgtgtgtgtgtgtgtgtgtgtatatatgtgtatatctatatctatatctatatctatatatctatatatctatatatatcaGCATGGATGGAACGTGATCCTAAACTTCCTagttcagaggtaggaacactaccattgTGGACCAGGAGTCCTCTGAATTTGCTCTCAATATTTGTGAAGGAAATACAAAGgacatgtatggagtcagctattatgagggggcatagatttaaattaaggggtggtaggtataagactgatgttaggggtagattctttactcagcgagtcgtgaattcatggaatgccctgccagtaacagtggtggactctccctctttctgggtATTTAAACaagcattggataggtatatggaggatagtgggctagtgtaggttaggtgggcttggatcggcgcaacatcgagggccgaagggcctgtactgcgctgtatttttctatgttctatgttctaagaataTTATAAAGTTCAATATTTTGTGGAAGGCATAATATTAAGAAAATGTTTAAGCATACAAAAATTCgtatttaatttatttaattgactatagattgaaggagcttggagaGCTGACGGAAAAGGACTTAGCATATGGGACACCTTCAGCCATACACCCTTGAAAGTAGGCAATGATGATACTGGAGACATAGCCTGTGACAGCTATCACAAGATTGATGAAGATTTGGCTATTCTGAAACAACTGAAAATCAACCACTACCGCTTTTCCCTATCCTGGTCTCGCATTCTTCCAAATGGAACCACTGAATATGTAAATGAAATTGGATTAAATTATTATATCAAGTTTATAGATAATCTTCTTGCGGCCAACATTAAACCTCAGGTATGTACAACTAACTAACAAAAATGTACTTGTTAGTAAACAATGCATAATCAATCACTTGAGCTAAACACAAAATATAGCTATTTATACTCAAAGCATTAACAAGTTTACATATATCATTAGCTCAGcaattttattttaacattcctCAGTTTACACTGTATATTAAAGGctgttgaaaaataaatatttttaagcaTTCTTAAAGACTCATCTTCTTAAGGTAATGAATAGTTAAATCAGTCCAGGCACCATATTTATTCTTAGTCTATTCAAAATGAATGAACATTAGTTGGGGCAATCATCAGTTAGTAAGAAGTGAGTCACACATGGTTACTGTTCCTGATTAATAACCCTGTAGGAGAGTATCTGTGTGTAGCTAGCATATGAGGACTAGCATTTTAAAGATCCATAGCACATTAAGGTTACTTTATAGAAATCAGTAAAACACGTCACAACCTGTGAAGCTGACATCACAGCAAGCCAACTGATTTCTGTGAATGCAGTTTGCAGACACACAGCAGACTAACTGCCAGGTATGGTCACATCACTGCATACACACAGCAGCTGGAGTCCTTAAGTGTGAACTCACTCAAAAGCAAGATGCACAATATAGCCAAGGGCAGCAGTGGGCCCATAAGTCATGAACTGCATGCAAAAATAGCCCAACAGCTAACAAGGACACAAGGAACATGTACACAAGGAACATGGCAAGTCCTAGTAAAGGAGTAGGAATGGACATTGATGTCTCAGAGCCAGAGCCCAACAAAAATCCCTTCAGAAAAGTAGGAACAGAGGGAAGAACATTAAAAAGAGTGAAGTAAAGAAGTTAattctggcacagtggttagcactgctgcctcacagtgccagagacctgggttcaattcctgcctcaggcgactgtgtggagtttgcacattctccccgtgggtgcctcctggtgctttggtttcctcccacagtccaaaaatgtacgggtcaggtgaattggccatgataaattgcccgtagtgttagataaggggtaattgtaggggtatgggtgggttatgctttggcgggtcggtgcggacttgttgggccgaagggcctgcttccacattgtaaggaatctaattaattcttagataagcacataTTAACCAAGGATACATTATTttttaatgaattttaaaagattGTAGAACTTCCTAAAAACTTTGTGGTTATTAAAAATTATGAATTTTATAATACATTTGTGACAGATGCATTTTTTGACATTTGCTGGATTTTGAAACCTGTGGCTGTATTTTGCTAAAATAAGTTTTGgcaatgggtatataaataggaagggtttagagggatttgggccaggtgctggcaggtgggactagattgggttgggatatctggtcggcatggacgggttggaccgaagggtctgtttccatgctgtacatctctatgagtctatgactctctAAGTGTTTTGAGCAAACAAATTGAGGTATCAAATGTTCGCTTAAACATCTGTGGTCACTTTACCAAGTGCATACTCTAGTTTATGCTTATTATTTTATGGTTATCTACAGGTCACCCTTTATCATTGGGATCTACCTCAAGCTCTGCAAGACGT is from Hemiscyllium ocellatum isolate sHemOce1 chromosome 7, sHemOce1.pat.X.cur, whole genome shotgun sequence and encodes:
- the LOC132817335 gene encoding lactase/phlorizin hydrolase-like, producing MDRDLTSLSGAEIELPSDFMVIAGPLTNDLVKTLAEDEKTDQKINFSVEDKVHYSCQDPLSRHLKDYLSILHRKGVSHYKVILPWTSILPDGTPDKVNRDLVKCYSNLLNEIIIANLKPLLILHDIGMPQGLIEKYGGWENEALVDSFVDYVRFAFATFGDKVETWITFDNPSEVTKSKHKLQHTGSLAIKNIIRAHEKAYRIYHNEMQYREGTLSIVLNINDVISTDDMFQPFRQVIDKGIMDLIAVAVLDDCLSNHKIDSLVDEISKANKDSIQEKLTKVKSINKHLQILVFSLDFSQCAVSDVGSTVYYGATFMKIAKALNNNEMSMIGCDAKHFLDTLPLHDQRSNSDNESYFSPMEETSEDELAEPNCEIHLHRASQLSSYQTVWEKFSTQSDAQRDAFLTGTFPSTFLWSTATASFKIEGGWAEQGKGENIWDRFAHEGKVEKNQTADIACDSFHKIDYDVYLMRGLQTNSYKFSLSWSRIFPTGNRTKQNQDGIDYYNKLIDNLLESNIQPMVTLYHWDLPQALQDIGGWQNEDIIQAFSDYADFCFATFGDRVKYWITFNEPWVVSYAGYGTGQHAPGISDPAIASYKVAHSIIKAHANAWHIYDKNYRAQQHGQVGIALNSDWAEPSSPNKPEDVLAADRYLQFMLGWFAHPIFVNGDYPETLKAQIKKYNQECPSAPVHLPSFTEKEKQYINGTSDFFGLSHYTSRLINSSTNKICVSDYNSFGDFSPQVDNSWPSTVSPWIYIVPWGLRRLLNFVTHEYTGTNIPIYITGHGIPTEYAGLDTINDTMRVGNIAAYINEALKASITDKVNVKAFTLWSLMDNFEGPQGYNNRFGLHYVNFEDSNRPRTPKESAYLYTQIIKNNGFVTTSSNNLIQTLIPKNDVKRLTELPASEVPSKAKVVWKKFSGQGDMERDTFLYDTFPEEFVWSASSSAYQIEGGWNADEKGPSIWDNFTHTPNTILNKHTGDVACDSYNKIDEDLYMLRALRVQTYHFSISWSRIFSNGRIESLKLAGVNYYNKLIDGLLASNITPRVTLYHWDLPQALQDVGGWEKEEMIDLFNTYADYCFKTFGNRVKFWITFNEPSVFSWEGYGTNSFPPAMNEPGYLPYRVAHVVLKAHAKVFHTYDDKYRSTQKGLISISFNADWTEPKIFTNPRDIAAADRYLQFTLGWFAHPIFKNGDYPEAMKWQVGNKSELQHLSTSRLPQFTEQEKSFIRGTADVFCLTTYTTKIVSHNIAKLKSLSYEYDRDTAEEFDPGWPTSAAKKFRAVAWGLRRLLNWIKEEYSNPPIYLTGNGVATKPTSTVDDTDRIFYYKTYINEALKASKLDNVNLKGYTATSLLDSFEWVEGYTLKYGLHHVNFEDPNRQRTPKRSAHYYTEIIHDNGFPPRKEDEFIYGEFPKDFAWSAATAAYQIEGAWRADGKGLSIWDTFSHTPLKVGNDDTGDIACDSYHKIDEDLAILKQLKINHYRFSLSWSRILPNGTTEYVNEIGLNYYIKFIDNLLAANIKPQVTLYHWDLPQALQDVGGWENSSTIDRFVEYANFCFQRLGDKVKFWITLNEPYNTALMGYGYGTAAPGIGTRLGSAPYIVGHNLIKAHAEVWHLYNETYRPQQGGLISITINSDWVEPRNPYKQEDIDAAKRHLMFYGGWFAYPIFKNGDYNEVMKARVREKSLSQGLSKSRLPEFTESEKQRIKGTYDFMGFNHYTTVLAFNANLGNLIPMYDADRGTGTTVDRSWLSAGSFWLKVTPWGFRRILNWIKKEFNNPPIYITENGVSEHGDKGLNDPWRINYHRSYINEVLKAIKLDRIDIRGYTAWSLMDNFEWAVGYADRFGLFYVNYSDPSLPRIPKASSKYYSTIIRCNGFPDPALGPHECLKVEATTTKTLTTTMSTTTPTNIGRVHFLGLQMSSVNATSALYTLFAILAVAVVLLALFSYKIWKRKANVIKSTSDTKELSITQNTNF